In Selenomonas sp. TAMA-11512, a genomic segment contains:
- a CDS encoding radical SAM protein, whose translation MIIRAKRKELFSGRELADRQKENSAKNLAEIERGATVLESYPRRLVFELTNACNLNCVMCGRNAAKFRPTVFPMDVFRSFEPLMDIVEEVTLMGWGEPTIHPHFNEMLEIINRHSARKYFCTNGMNLAKIKDAIFDYDVDVFAVSLDGATDATNSRIRRGSDIHQISSDLKKIVKERERRGGKYPWINFVFCAMDSNLEELPDLVRLAADVGIDEVKAVYLTVFEDSLLHETLWGKEDKVKRVFSEATELGEKLGIVLKLPHLVGEDIAGDGFHKECFVAWRDFFLGSDGFVRPCMSTPVQFFPYDKNMPFMDIWNAEPYQKYRAVVNDSQTMDEPCRRCYQSSHCNWNRKESFIQVGESFSPTWKKGEK comes from the coding sequence ATGATTATAAGAGCAAAGCGAAAGGAACTTTTTTCAGGCAGGGAACTTGCGGACAGACAAAAGGAGAATTCAGCCAAAAATCTGGCGGAGATTGAGCGTGGGGCGACAGTTTTGGAGTCGTATCCGCGGCGGTTGGTGTTTGAGCTGACAAACGCGTGCAACCTGAATTGTGTGATGTGCGGAAGAAATGCGGCAAAGTTTCGCCCGACGGTTTTTCCGATGGATGTGTTTCGCAGCTTCGAGCCGCTTATGGATATTGTAGAAGAAGTCACGCTGATGGGATGGGGGGAACCTACCATTCATCCGCATTTCAATGAGATGCTGGAAATTATCAATCGGCATAGCGCAAGGAAGTATTTCTGCACGAACGGTATGAATCTGGCGAAGATAAAGGACGCTATTTTTGACTATGATGTCGATGTGTTTGCAGTCAGTCTCGATGGAGCGACGGACGCGACAAACAGTCGCATACGTCGCGGATCGGACATTCATCAAATTTCCTCGGATTTGAAGAAAATCGTGAAAGAGCGAGAGCGCAGGGGCGGGAAATATCCATGGATAAACTTCGTGTTCTGCGCAATGGACTCCAATTTGGAAGAACTTCCGGATTTGGTTCGACTGGCTGCGGATGTTGGCATCGACGAGGTGAAAGCAGTCTATCTGACCGTTTTCGAAGATTCTCTTCTTCACGAGACACTGTGGGGGAAGGAAGACAAAGTAAAGCGCGTTTTTTCCGAAGCGACAGAACTGGGAGAGAAACTCGGCATTGTGCTGAAATTGCCGCACCTTGTCGGCGAAGATATAGCGGGCGATGGTTTTCATAAAGAGTGTTTTGTTGCATGGCGCGATTTCTTCCTCGGGTCAGATGGTTTTGTGCGTCCGTGCATGTCGACGCCCGTGCAGTTTTTTCCGTATGATAAGAATATGCCCTTTATGGATATATGGAATGCAGAACCATATCAGAAGTATCGTGCAGTTGTCAACGATTCGCAAACGATGGATGAGCCTTGTCGGCGCTGCTATCAGTCGTCGCATTGCAACTGGAACCGCAAGGAGTCGTTTATTCAGGTCGGGGAATCGTTCTCCCCCACGTGGAAGAAGGGAGAGAAATAA
- a CDS encoding radical SAM protein, whose protein sequence is MLSSKELYERWKDVSSFSIFGFGHVCKSSLKEAKKWGTITCIYDNDPEKAGEVFEGVSLRIFDQREHHPREKVLIATHYKAIKQQLEDSGLAEYEDFLAMDKFLTVMNWHASGKIYASELHLSITTKCSLNCKKCNMFMSSYEHPEHLSMQAVKDDLAAMFSKVDYVETLALLGGEPFLYPNLGELLRYIHHSYRDRYGVMELITNGTIEPSRDLLDILYETEVFCRISDYSAAINYAPRLKHLQESLTRRGIPHYSNRSLTWLDFGFPDHPLNLPKEAVYPHMLECSPAFKGVNDEKLYFCHVVWSAAKCGLYKEKETDYFSLNTGGKAELADYLIGVMEAPVGLCKFCAGCADSNHAVIPIAEQAPRKNGEDEPLRRR, encoded by the coding sequence ATGTTAAGCAGCAAAGAGCTTTATGAAAGGTGGAAGGATGTTTCTTCCTTTTCTATTTTCGGGTTCGGGCATGTTTGTAAGAGCTCTTTAAAAGAGGCAAAAAAATGGGGAACAATTACATGTATTTATGATAATGATCCGGAAAAGGCCGGCGAAGTATTTGAGGGGGTTTCGCTTCGAATCTTTGACCAGAGAGAGCATCATCCGCGAGAGAAAGTATTGATTGCCACGCATTATAAGGCCATCAAGCAGCAGCTGGAGGACTCCGGGCTTGCAGAATATGAGGATTTCCTCGCGATGGATAAGTTCCTTACGGTGATGAATTGGCATGCTTCCGGCAAGATTTATGCGAGTGAGCTGCATCTATCCATTACGACGAAATGCTCGCTGAACTGCAAGAAGTGCAATATGTTCATGTCGTCTTATGAACATCCGGAACATTTGAGCATGCAGGCGGTCAAGGATGATTTGGCGGCAATGTTCTCCAAGGTGGATTATGTTGAGACGTTAGCGCTTCTTGGCGGTGAGCCGTTCCTCTACCCGAACCTGGGGGAACTTCTACGCTACATTCACCATTCGTATCGTGATCGCTATGGTGTGATGGAACTGATTACGAACGGAACCATCGAGCCAAGCCGTGACCTGTTGGATATCCTGTACGAAACAGAGGTGTTTTGTCGTATAAGTGACTATTCGGCGGCGATTAATTATGCGCCGCGATTGAAACATTTACAGGAGTCGCTGACTCGGAGAGGGATCCCTCATTACAGCAATCGTTCGCTGACATGGTTGGATTTCGGATTCCCTGATCACCCTTTAAATTTGCCGAAGGAAGCGGTCTATCCGCATATGTTGGAGTGTTCCCCGGCATTTAAAGGGGTGAACGATGAAAAACTCTATTTTTGCCATGTTGTGTGGAGCGCGGCAAAGTGCGGTCTTTATAAGGAGAAAGAAACGGACTATTTTTCGCTTAACACGGGAGGGAAAGCTGAGCTGGCGGATTATCTGATCGGCGTCATGGAAGCGCCTGTCGGACTATGTAAGTTCTGCGCAGGCTGCGCAGACTCCAATCATGCAGTGATTCCCATTGCAGAGCAGGCGCCCAGAAAAAACGGCGAGGATGAGCCGTTGAGAAGGAGGTGA
- the rfbG gene encoding CDP-glucose 4,6-dehydratase codes for MAGRSCAVEGLEKLGEFYRGKHVFLTGHTGFKGTWLSLLLESLGAKVYGYALAPDTSFFERVRPRLSGSCIAPLADRRTLSSALSEANPEIVMHLAAHSTVDRTGTLTETIFAANVMGTVQLLEAVRGQSSVRAVLVVTSDKCYTEKANGEALQEDDPLGAEEAYSTSKACQELVADSYRKTFFCKEKENLPLATARASNVLGGGDYHYDRLLPSLLLDFLEGRPFSIRNGDAVRPWQYVLDALEGYLLLAKALYSSEDGSSDYCGGFNFGPDEDGIVTVRTLVEETAKHFTGAQVLEPKQVKQRVQERGVLRLSNEKAKCMLGWKPRHRFSETIKEAAEMAKEEYAGKRMDQLARVYIERSGIR; via the coding sequence ATGGCAGGAAGGAGCTGCGCCGTGGAAGGTTTGGAAAAACTAGGGGAATTCTATAGAGGAAAGCACGTGTTCTTAACAGGACATACGGGATTTAAGGGGACATGGCTTTCTCTTTTGCTGGAATCTCTTGGTGCAAAAGTCTATGGCTACGCGCTTGCGCCGGACACGTCGTTCTTTGAACGCGTCCGTCCGCGCCTTTCCGGTTCCTGCATAGCGCCGCTTGCGGATAGGCGGACGCTTTCTTCAGCTCTTTCTGAGGCTAATCCCGAAATAGTGATGCATCTTGCGGCACACAGCACGGTAGACAGAACGGGGACTCTTACGGAGACAATCTTTGCTGCAAATGTCATGGGGACGGTTCAGCTGCTGGAAGCGGTGCGGGGGCAGTCCTCTGTTCGCGCGGTTCTCGTGGTTACCAGCGATAAATGCTATACGGAAAAGGCGAACGGAGAAGCGCTTCAAGAAGATGATCCGTTAGGGGCGGAAGAGGCGTACTCTACAAGTAAAGCGTGTCAAGAACTCGTCGCGGACAGCTATCGAAAAACCTTCTTCTGCAAAGAAAAAGAAAATTTGCCTCTTGCGACGGCACGGGCCAGTAACGTGCTTGGAGGCGGCGACTATCACTATGACAGGTTGTTGCCGAGCCTGCTGTTAGATTTTTTAGAGGGAAGACCGTTTTCTATACGGAACGGGGACGCTGTGCGTCCATGGCAGTATGTGCTGGATGCTCTGGAGGGATATCTTCTTCTGGCAAAAGCACTGTATAGCTCGGAAGACGGTTCGAGTGATTATTGCGGCGGATTTAATTTCGGACCGGATGAAGATGGTATTGTCACGGTGCGCACGTTAGTGGAAGAAACCGCAAAACACTTCACGGGGGCTCAAGTCCTGGAACCGAAACAAGTAAAACAAAGGGTACAGGAAAGAGGCGTCCTGCGGCTCAGCAATGAGAAAGCAAAGTGCATGTTGGGATGGAAACCGCGCCACAGATTTTCCGAGACAATCAAGGAAGCTGCGGAGATGGCGAAAGAGGAATACGCGGGAAAACGCATGGATCAATTGGCAAGAGTTTACATTGAAAGGAGCGGTATCCGATGA
- a CDS encoding FkbM family methyltransferase: MNKIQEIFRTFRENRPNIEMPLAEAQANLGRFNNIVLYGAGSSGIAVLYFLRRIGIEPRFFLDSDLKKQGNFCEGVEILEPTTARERITGNVLVLVCINTDGKRYCKSFDEALRAGGHHAVHQKLADAGYDHVIDYTFFRHCFELFQNEQYNAPSCSDIDLMLAHEAEIEKTYDLLSDPLSKEVFEKILRFRLLDDTLSVPTMPQDNQYFEPEFYKPRFDAVFIDCGAFDGISARTFFRVNGDSFAGYYGLEPDAANFQRLSAYADTLAPNMREKMHIREAAAWKKKSPLKLYALQGPGSFVANDIGTDNVQGVRIDQLGAENVTFLKMNIEGSEKEALAGARAMICRDKPLLAIAGYHRTEDFWEIPLQIHAMREDYALHLRSYMNHISFVCYAD; encoded by the coding sequence ATGAATAAAATACAAGAAATTTTTAGGACATTTCGTGAGAATCGGCCGAACATCGAGATGCCGCTTGCGGAAGCGCAGGCAAATCTTGGCAGATTCAACAACATAGTTCTATATGGTGCAGGAAGTTCCGGAATTGCCGTGCTGTACTTTTTGCGGCGAATCGGTATTGAACCTCGATTTTTCCTTGATTCGGATCTGAAGAAGCAAGGGAATTTCTGCGAAGGTGTTGAAATTCTGGAACCAACGACAGCGCGAGAAAGGATAACAGGCAATGTGCTTGTTCTTGTTTGCATCAATACGGACGGGAAACGATATTGCAAGAGTTTTGATGAAGCGCTTCGTGCGGGTGGGCATCATGCTGTCCATCAGAAGTTGGCGGATGCGGGATATGATCACGTCATAGATTATACCTTTTTTCGGCACTGCTTCGAGCTCTTTCAAAATGAGCAATACAATGCGCCCTCCTGTTCGGATATTGACCTTATGTTGGCGCATGAAGCCGAAATTGAGAAGACATATGACCTTCTCTCTGACCCGCTTTCTAAAGAGGTGTTTGAGAAAATCCTTCGTTTTCGACTTCTCGATGATACGCTTTCTGTACCGACGATGCCGCAGGATAACCAGTATTTCGAACCGGAGTTTTATAAGCCGCGTTTCGATGCGGTGTTTATAGATTGCGGCGCCTTTGACGGCATCAGCGCGCGTACATTTTTCCGAGTAAACGGGGACTCGTTTGCGGGATACTACGGGCTGGAGCCGGATGCGGCAAATTTTCAGCGGCTGTCTGCGTATGCGGATACGCTTGCTCCGAACATGCGAGAGAAGATGCACATCCGTGAGGCTGCGGCATGGAAAAAGAAGTCGCCTTTAAAACTGTACGCGCTTCAAGGGCCGGGAAGCTTTGTGGCGAACGATATCGGAACGGATAATGTGCAGGGGGTTCGTATCGATCAGCTGGGCGCGGAAAATGTCACATTTCTCAAGATGAACATTGAAGGCAGCGAAAAAGAAGCACTTGCTGGCGCCCGCGCGATGATTTGCCGTGATAAGCCCTTGCTTGCTATCGCGGGATATCATCGGACAGAGGACTTTTGGGAAATACCCTTGCAGATACATGCGATGCGTGAAGATTATGCGCTCCATCTGCGCTCTTATATGAATCATATCTCGTTTGTCTGTTATGCGGACTGA
- the rfbF gene encoding glucose-1-phosphate cytidylyltransferase, with protein sequence MKVVILAGGRGTRISEETTRIPKPMVSIGDMPILWHIMKIYSHYGFYEFIICCGYKSYVIKDFFKNYFIHQSDVTFDYTEKNGRIIHATEAEPWKVTLAETGLDNMTGSRIRQIQRYIPEGESFLLTYGDGVADIDLNALLACHEQSGAIVTVTAVQPPPKFGVLDIDSSRMVRRFMEKPKEDTGWINGGFMAMDYDVFEYLDDDPLLTFEQAPLEELAADGELSAYKHTGFWQPMDTLRDRMKLEKLWQEGAAPWKVWKN encoded by the coding sequence ATGAAAGTTGTTATACTTGCAGGCGGGCGCGGAACTCGAATAAGCGAAGAAACTACCCGTATTCCAAAACCGATGGTTTCTATCGGAGATATGCCGATTCTATGGCATATCATGAAAATTTATTCGCATTACGGATTTTATGAATTTATTATTTGTTGCGGGTACAAGAGCTATGTGATCAAGGATTTCTTTAAAAACTATTTTATTCATCAGTCGGATGTTACCTTTGACTATACGGAAAAGAACGGCCGCATTATCCATGCGACGGAGGCGGAGCCATGGAAGGTTACACTGGCGGAAACCGGACTTGACAATATGACGGGAAGCAGAATTCGTCAGATACAACGCTATATTCCGGAGGGAGAATCCTTTCTGCTGACCTATGGCGATGGAGTGGCGGATATCGACCTCAATGCTTTGCTTGCCTGCCACGAGCAGTCCGGCGCCATAGTTACGGTTACCGCGGTTCAGCCTCCGCCTAAATTCGGAGTGCTTGATATTGACAGCAGTCGTATGGTGCGGCGATTTATGGAAAAGCCCAAGGAAGATACCGGTTGGATTAATGGCGGATTTATGGCTATGGACTACGATGTGTTTGAATATTTGGACGATGACCCCTTGTTGACGTTTGAACAAGCACCCTTGGAGGAACTGGCTGCAGATGGTGAATTATCCGCATATAAGCACACGGGTTTCTGGCAACCGATGGATACGTTGCGCGATCGAATGAAACTGGAGAAACTATGGCAGGAAGGAGCTGCGCCGTGGAAGGTTTGGAAAAACTAG
- a CDS encoding transketolase — protein MNKRVARTQEVAEFARQLRIETAKILHRTSDSHIGGGYSAMDIMAVLYKKVLQLTPDNLDDPNRNVFLLSKGHIAASYYTVLALSGLIPKDDLALHVANGSPYAGHTRKFQTRGVRGVEMSAGSLGHGAGIGAGMAYAKRLQGLSGNVYVLMGDGECNEGSVWEAVMFAGKFRLSNLVLIVDRNRLQSYGSDKEVLDMGDLADKFRSFGCQAKSIDGHDYDAIYCALMTGTSRNSASPCVIIADTVKGKGASFMENQLAWHFKSPNDEELAQIMEEQKA, from the coding sequence ATGAATAAGCGTGTGGCGAGGACGCAGGAAGTAGCTGAGTTTGCCAGGCAACTGAGAATCGAGACGGCAAAGATACTGCATAGGACATCGGACTCTCATATTGGGGGCGGATATTCTGCAATGGATATCATGGCTGTTCTCTACAAGAAGGTACTGCAGCTGACGCCGGACAATCTTGATGATCCGAATCGCAATGTTTTCCTCTTGAGCAAGGGGCACATTGCGGCGTCGTACTATACGGTGCTTGCACTTTCGGGACTAATTCCAAAGGATGACTTAGCGCTTCATGTGGCAAATGGAAGCCCTTATGCGGGGCATACGCGCAAATTTCAAACGCGCGGTGTGCGCGGTGTCGAAATGTCGGCAGGCTCTCTTGGTCACGGCGCCGGCATCGGTGCCGGTATGGCGTATGCGAAGCGTCTACAGGGGCTTTCGGGCAATGTCTATGTCCTTATGGGGGATGGTGAATGCAATGAAGGATCTGTCTGGGAAGCCGTGATGTTTGCCGGCAAGTTCCGGCTTTCCAATCTCGTGCTTATTGTCGATCGGAACCGGCTTCAATCCTACGGGAGCGATAAAGAGGTTCTCGATATGGGAGATCTTGCAGATAAGTTCCGCAGCTTTGGTTGTCAGGCAAAGAGCATTGACGGACATGACTATGATGCAATTTATTGCGCTCTTATGACGGGGACTTCGCGGAATTCGGCAAGTCCTTGTGTCATTATTGCGGACACCGTTAAAGGAAAGGGTGCCTCCTTTATGGAGAATCAGCTTGCTTGGCACTTTAAGTCGCCAAATGATGAAGAACTGGCACAGATTATGGAGGAGCAGAAGGCATGA
- a CDS encoding CDP-glycerol glycerophosphotransferase family protein — MITRAQQRELISSLQELLTILPSVALEDEAQKKLVVDCLSSVDDLCQSALSAKRASYYHDIFHGILSLIEQADWGNVPQEEYTRSSDLMAKILQMGMDALQEEREIKQVIFFLPYKVSMWDSLESIYQAAKADVEHCEAYVMPIPYCDRDPDGMPAAWHCESPKHVRCLDFQEYPLERLREIRPDAIFFHNPYDGVNYVTSVHPDYYAEKLKDVTDKLVYVPYYISGSSISDLLCRMPGVIHADYVIAESEEIARQMRAAHANDPAIAEKILPLGSPKFDTVLGKTPRDFKLPPAWKKVCAGRKVVLYNTSISDALNASFMIHDGRSLVTDKIREVFDYFREHREYALWWRPHPLMKETLRSMRPALVETYEALERTYRKEGWGVYDDTPDVDRAIVCSDVYYGDFSSMIWLYQATGKPILIENLNPYQSCTVGTTNFSVEEDRVSFVDAWTRRLLHWDWGMSQSVTDGRIPLEMLTNSYFPYAALVRQGNLAVILPMWNRSVLSYDYCSKEFKKIDEITNVYVYENAGLVTYVARCHETLYAYGMNSSEIFKYDFRSGQCTHLSDWFEELRESLNLRQVSASVENRLLMGFVRRGRYLYIACAKANLVLSVDTETDCHTFHSIGDSSWRFVDIADDGEYLWILGAEGQPVVRWQPETGTVDSYEYADKVPEGVGYTYLECSHHSIHVYPDSNLGLGREVLIDKETGEVSLSDFVSTFVRTRERFTQGRVCLKTGRDFSEMIWSRGKSQSQMRMYWKDVTCSSDDFASTGIMRGCFYERQPLSLQEFLLRAGISAEENSKEQTYGEIIYRHICNAGSARRAFERNC, encoded by the coding sequence ATGATAACACGGGCTCAGCAAAGAGAGCTCATCTCTTCTCTTCAGGAGCTTTTGACGATCCTGCCAAGCGTTGCACTGGAAGATGAGGCGCAGAAAAAACTGGTCGTTGACTGCCTGTCCTCTGTGGATGACCTCTGTCAAAGTGCCCTTTCCGCCAAGCGTGCGTCATACTATCATGACATCTTCCATGGAATTCTTTCTCTCATAGAGCAGGCGGACTGGGGGAACGTCCCGCAGGAAGAGTATACGCGGTCGAGTGACCTGATGGCGAAAATCCTTCAAATGGGAATGGATGCGCTGCAAGAAGAGCGGGAAATCAAGCAAGTCATTTTCTTTTTGCCATATAAGGTATCGATGTGGGACAGCCTAGAGAGTATCTATCAGGCGGCGAAAGCGGACGTGGAGCACTGTGAGGCGTACGTCATGCCCATCCCCTATTGTGACAGAGACCCGGATGGAATGCCTGCAGCGTGGCATTGTGAATCCCCGAAACATGTCCGGTGCTTGGACTTTCAAGAGTATCCCCTGGAGCGTCTGAGGGAAATCCGTCCGGATGCAATCTTCTTTCATAATCCGTATGATGGAGTCAATTATGTGACTTCCGTGCATCCCGATTACTATGCTGAGAAATTAAAGGACGTTACGGATAAACTCGTTTACGTTCCCTATTACATTTCGGGATCGTCGATTTCGGATTTGTTGTGCCGGATGCCCGGGGTAATACACGCCGATTACGTCATCGCGGAAAGTGAGGAGATTGCCCGCCAGATGAGGGCGGCACATGCAAATGACCCGGCAATTGCGGAGAAGATTCTGCCGTTGGGATCCCCTAAGTTTGATACTGTGCTTGGTAAAACGCCGCGGGATTTTAAACTTCCGCCGGCGTGGAAAAAAGTTTGTGCCGGACGCAAGGTGGTGCTCTATAACACATCGATCAGCGATGCTCTAAATGCCTCTTTCATGATACATGACGGGCGTTCCCTGGTAACGGATAAAATACGGGAAGTGTTCGACTATTTCCGTGAGCATAGAGAGTACGCTCTTTGGTGGCGTCCGCATCCGTTGATGAAGGAGACGCTTCGATCCATGCGGCCTGCGCTCGTAGAGACGTATGAGGCACTGGAACGCACCTACCGGAAGGAAGGCTGGGGGGTTTATGATGATACCCCCGATGTCGACCGCGCAATCGTCTGCTCGGATGTCTACTATGGGGATTTCAGCTCGATGATATGGCTATATCAGGCGACAGGAAAACCGATTCTTATCGAAAACTTAAACCCCTACCAATCATGCACGGTGGGTACGACGAATTTTTCTGTGGAAGAAGACCGCGTATCGTTTGTGGATGCATGGACCCGTCGTTTGTTGCACTGGGATTGGGGGATGAGTCAGTCAGTTACAGACGGGCGGATTCCGTTAGAAATGCTAACAAACAGTTATTTCCCTTATGCCGCCCTCGTACGGCAAGGAAACTTAGCCGTTATTCTGCCCATGTGGAATCGTTCCGTTTTGAGTTATGATTACTGTTCGAAGGAATTTAAAAAAATAGATGAAATCACAAATGTATATGTATATGAAAATGCGGGGCTTGTCACATATGTGGCACGCTGTCATGAAACACTGTATGCGTACGGGATGAATAGTTCGGAAATTTTCAAATATGATTTTCGATCCGGGCAATGCACACATCTGTCCGATTGGTTCGAAGAGCTGCGAGAGTCGTTGAATCTTAGACAAGTGTCGGCGAGTGTGGAAAATCGGCTTTTGATGGGCTTTGTCCGGCGCGGGAGATATCTCTACATTGCATGCGCGAAGGCGAATTTGGTGCTATCCGTCGACACGGAAACAGATTGCCATACCTTCCATTCCATAGGGGATTCCTCTTGGCGATTTGTTGATATCGCTGATGACGGAGAATATCTTTGGATACTGGGAGCTGAGGGACAGCCGGTGGTGCGATGGCAGCCCGAGACGGGAACTGTGGATTCGTACGAGTATGCCGATAAGGTTCCGGAAGGCGTGGGATACACATATTTAGAGTGTTCTCATCATTCGATACACGTGTATCCCGATTCCAATTTAGGTCTCGGCAGAGAAGTGTTGATTGATAAAGAGACAGGGGAAGTCTCTCTAAGCGACTTCGTTTCAACTTTCGTTCGTACGAGGGAACGCTTTACACAGGGACGGGTTTGCTTAAAAACGGGACGAGACTTCTCGGAGATGATTTGGAGCAGGGGAAAGAGCCAAAGCCAAATGCGTATGTATTGGAAGGACGTGACGTGCTCATCAGATGATTTTGCATCTACGGGAATAATGCGTGGCTGCTTCTATGAGCGTCAACCCTTGTCTTTACAGGAATTTCTTCTGCGTGCGGGAATATCAGCCGAAGAAAATTCGAAGGAGCAAACATACGGTGAGATAATTTACCGGCATATCTGCAATGCGGGCAGCGCTCGACGTGCGTTTGAAAGGAACTGCTGA
- a CDS encoding glycosyltransferase: MDMHVSIQVTAGFLCYSYVMLQSLFESDPKVKFHVHIFSGDAKESDLEDIRHMASSYGASVHLYHVPVERIREVFHDSTSRHPVEMHTSYFMFDLLPPDVDRIMVLESDMIVKGSFRPLYEMDFGDAYAVSINGDCIWTLPGGGGASYMDTFQKLGVPFYSQVNVLLNVTAIRRDFAFSDICGADARVVELFGRSNEEWAFALLFQGRVRYVSEQRYAFYCSTVNAGVFTASNTLDTLERAVAVHYFGYKPWNSHYDIQHSYWWRVAKRTPYAKRFFEEAEAAVIAMWQLEGVRQATEEIFLDEVVDRVGFLREKRICLTGHMPKIEPLVRNLKDWNFVGMFRKGNAESVKGLFGLPFLDSEEVAEKADAVLVVARKSYFEEQKQIILETRAIQTLPVYFWDGRKIC, translated from the coding sequence ATGGATATGCATGTATCCATTCAAGTGACAGCCGGGTTCCTTTGTTACAGTTACGTCATGCTGCAGTCACTTTTTGAAAGCGATCCGAAGGTGAAGTTTCACGTGCATATCTTCAGCGGAGATGCGAAGGAAAGTGATTTGGAGGATATCCGCCATATGGCGTCTTCGTATGGCGCGTCTGTCCATCTCTATCATGTCCCTGTTGAGCGTATTCGAGAAGTCTTTCATGACTCTACAAGCCGCCATCCTGTCGAGATGCATACGTCCTACTTTATGTTTGATTTGTTGCCGCCTGACGTAGATCGAATTATGGTTCTTGAGAGTGACATGATTGTCAAAGGCTCGTTCCGGCCTCTGTATGAGATGGACTTTGGTGACGCATATGCCGTCTCGATTAATGGTGATTGCATTTGGACGCTGCCCGGAGGGGGCGGGGCGTCTTACATGGATACGTTCCAAAAACTGGGGGTGCCGTTCTATTCACAGGTCAATGTACTGTTAAATGTGACGGCTATTCGTCGGGATTTTGCTTTTTCGGATATTTGCGGAGCAGATGCCCGCGTGGTTGAGCTGTTCGGCAGATCGAATGAGGAATGGGCGTTTGCGTTATTGTTTCAAGGCAGGGTCAGGTATGTTTCCGAGCAGAGGTACGCCTTTTATTGCTCGACAGTAAATGCGGGTGTTTTTACGGCTTCCAATACCCTTGATACGTTGGAGCGCGCGGTGGCTGTTCACTATTTCGGCTACAAGCCGTGGAACAGCCATTACGATATCCAGCATAGCTACTGGTGGCGCGTAGCGAAGAGAACGCCGTATGCCAAACGATTTTTCGAAGAAGCGGAAGCGGCTGTCATCGCCATGTGGCAGCTCGAAGGCGTGCGACAGGCGACAGAGGAAATCTTTTTGGACGAAGTTGTAGACCGTGTCGGATTCTTAAGAGAGAAGCGGATCTGTCTGACGGGACATATGCCGAAGATAGAACCGTTGGTGCGAAATCTCAAGGATTGGAACTTTGTAGGGATGTTCCGCAAGGGGAATGCGGAAAGTGTTAAAGGTCTTTTCGGCCTTCCGTTTTTGGATTCGGAGGAAGTCGCGGAAAAGGCGGATGCTGTCTTGGTTGTGGCTCGAAAGAGCTATTTTGAAGAACAGAAACAGATCATCCTCGAAACACGAGCAATTCAAACATTACCTGTATATTTTTGGGATGGAAGGAAAATTTGCTGA
- a CDS encoding transketolase C-terminal domain-containing protein, producing the protein MRNTFVETLTAMAREDEKVVCVIGDTGFSVFEPFEKEFGARFVNVGIAEQNFVSFGAGLSAMGMKPYLYNVVSFMTLRAMEQIVLDVSYQENPVVLVGVGGGHAYETAGPTHHAYFDIAMMRMLPNMTVICPADPIEMRAVILASKDYGKPLYIRIGRSVDPVVHEKEISFSIGKGLLMCSGTDGALLATGVMVKDALKARKILQAEGVHIAVYSVPTIKPLDEVLVRQLAETQPAIFTLEEGTVQGGLGSAVLETLFYHAGKRPKFHAFGFSDQFAPFAGTRDYLNAYYGADPASVAVMVKRVLENV; encoded by the coding sequence ATGAGAAATACATTTGTCGAGACGCTCACAGCAATGGCGCGAGAGGATGAAAAGGTTGTCTGTGTCATTGGCGATACGGGATTTTCTGTTTTTGAACCGTTTGAAAAAGAGTTCGGCGCCAGATTTGTTAATGTCGGCATTGCGGAGCAGAACTTTGTCAGCTTTGGTGCGGGCCTTTCCGCAATGGGGATGAAACCGTATCTGTATAATGTCGTTTCCTTTATGACCCTGCGTGCGATGGAGCAGATTGTTCTGGATGTGTCTTACCAAGAGAACCCTGTCGTCCTTGTCGGTGTGGGCGGAGGTCATGCCTATGAAACAGCCGGACCTACGCATCATGCGTATTTCGATATAGCCATGATGCGAATGCTGCCGAATATGACCGTTATTTGCCCTGCAGATCCCATCGAGATGCGCGCCGTTATACTGGCTTCCAAGGATTATGGAAAACCTCTGTATATTCGGATCGGCAGGAGCGTTGATCCGGTTGTTCATGAGAAAGAGATTTCCTTTTCCATCGGGAAAGGCTTGTTAATGTGCAGTGGCACAGATGGGGCGCTTCTGGCGACAGGCGTGATGGTTAAGGATGCGCTGAAAGCGCGTAAAATTTTGCAGGCAGAGGGCGTACATATCGCGGTATATAGCGTTCCGACGATTAAACCGCTGGATGAAGTGCTGGTTCGGCAGCTTGCGGAAACACAGCCGGCGATTTTCACGCTTGAGGAAGGAACGGTACAGGGGGGGCTTGGATCGGCAGTCCTTGAAACACTCTTTTATCATGCGGGGAAACGTCCGAAATTCCATGCCTTTGGCTTTTCTGACCAATTCGCGCCGTTTGCCGGCACGAGGGATTATCTCAACGCATATTACGGAGCGGATCCGGCATCGGTTGCTGTGATGGTGAAGCGTGTGCTGGAGAATGTTTGA